One Streptococcus gallolyticus subsp. gallolyticus DSM 16831 DNA window includes the following coding sequences:
- the gpsB gene encoding cell division regulator GpsB gives MASIIYSPKDIFEQEFKTSMRGYDKKEVDEFLDDIIKDYESYISQVQELRAENEKLKQQLAAKPKAAPTPSYVGSHTVNAEQQTRVAQSATNIDILKRISRLEKEVFGKQITE, from the coding sequence ATGGCAAGTATTATTTACAGTCCTAAGGACATTTTTGAACAAGAATTTAAAACCAGTATGCGTGGTTATGACAAGAAAGAAGTAGATGAATTTCTTGATGACATCATCAAGGACTATGAAAGTTATATTTCACAGGTTCAAGAACTACGTGCTGAAAATGAAAAATTAAAACAACAACTCGCTGCAAAACCAAAAGCGGCGCCAACACCATCTTATGTTGGTTCGCATACGGTTAATGCAGAGCAACAAACACGCGTTGCTCAGTCAGCAACAAATATTGATATTTTGAAACGTATTAGCCGATTGGAAAAAGAAGTATTTGGAAAACAAATCACTGAATAA
- a CDS encoding THUMP domain-containing class I SAM-dependent RNA methyltransferase, whose product MKKTFNLVATAAAGLEAVVGREIRDLGIDCQVENGKVRFQGDVRTIATTNLWLRAADRIKIVVGEFPARTFEELFQGVYKLDWENYLPLGAKFPISKAKCVKSKLHNEPSVQAISKKAVVKKLQKVYHRPEGVPLQENGAEFRIEVSILKDKATVMIDTTGASLFKRGYRVEKGGAPIKENMAAAIIELSNWYPDKPFIDPTCGSGTFCIEAAMIGMNIAPGFNRDFAFEEWNWVDDDLVQQVRDEAEEKANYDIELDISGFDIDGRMIDIAKKNAEEAGLADVIKLKQMRLQDLKTDKINGVIVSNPPYGERLLDDKAVDILYNEMGQTFAPLKTWSKFILTSDEQFERKYGSQADKKRKLYNGTLRVDLYQFYGERVKRSVAAPAQEK is encoded by the coding sequence ATGAAAAAAACGTTTAATTTAGTAGCGACAGCGGCAGCAGGACTTGAAGCGGTTGTAGGACGTGAAATCCGTGATTTAGGCATTGACTGCCAAGTCGAAAATGGAAAAGTCCGTTTTCAAGGGGATGTTAGAACGATTGCGACAACCAACCTTTGGTTACGCGCAGCTGACCGTATTAAAATTGTAGTCGGTGAATTTCCAGCTCGTACCTTTGAGGAGTTATTTCAAGGTGTTTACAAATTAGATTGGGAAAATTATTTACCACTTGGTGCTAAGTTCCCGATTTCAAAGGCAAAATGTGTGAAATCTAAACTACATAATGAGCCAAGTGTTCAAGCTATTAGTAAAAAAGCTGTTGTTAAAAAACTACAAAAAGTTTATCATCGTCCAGAGGGTGTTCCGTTGCAAGAAAATGGAGCAGAATTTAGAATAGAAGTTTCCATTTTAAAAGATAAAGCAACAGTTATGATTGATACAACAGGAGCAAGTCTTTTCAAACGCGGTTACCGTGTGGAAAAAGGTGGGGCTCCGATTAAGGAAAATATGGCAGCAGCAATTATTGAGTTGTCAAACTGGTATCCAGATAAACCTTTTATCGACCCAACATGTGGTTCGGGAACCTTCTGTATCGAGGCGGCTATGATTGGCATGAACATTGCGCCAGGCTTTAATCGTGACTTTGCTTTTGAGGAATGGAATTGGGTTGACGACGATTTGGTTCAACAAGTTCGTGATGAAGCTGAAGAAAAAGCTAATTATGACATTGAACTTGATATTTCTGGATTTGATATTGACGGACGCATGATTGACATTGCGAAAAAGAATGCTGAGGAAGCAGGACTTGCAGATGTCATCAAATTGAAACAAATGCGACTTCAAGATTTAAAAACTGATAAAATCAACGGTGTTATCGTGTCTAACCCCCCTTATGGTGAACGATTGCTGGATGACAAAGCTGTGGACATCTTGTATAATGAAATGGGACAGACTTTTGCTCCGCTAAAAACATGGAGTAAATTTATCCTAACAAGTGATGAACAATTTGAACGAAAATATGGTTCACAGGCTGATAAAAAACGTAAATTGTACAACGGTACACTAAGAGTTGATTTGTACCAATTCTATGGGGAACGTGTTAAACGTTCAGTTGCTGCGCCAGCGCAAGAAAAGTAA
- a CDS encoding cell division site-positioning protein MapZ family protein, whose protein sequence is MSDKKELPSSEEQEGLNLEDVKNMTIGEAVRKDSELKAGVTESDGVLDKYIKQHRDEVTSQKFEAKLSDFDDLDTKALDNFIKKQREELVNNGIVGESALKENEAMPKAVDFEAEKVEDTQETSQEVPVSEDVASENDSTIQQENVSIEIPNADSAVSEPTPEAASAVVADDKNSEAIALETADEQPTYKNKRVIIGGLAALVVAIFGVAYGLNYTRESSTSVASSSTSTTKKSTSSSSSAAAKKAKTAFDDAYAAFFTDDTKTKLKNSEFDNISSLKEKLDDLKDTDYYDDAKKEYDTLAAQITAIQTINALFESNVIVNGEKASATVKSDANFDNLSSDLLNTGNANLDTLLQSAITDGKNQLAALASSSSQEASASTSSQTESASSSDTSTTQTVSGASGYGITSYDASTLQRSLSRVPYSDSAIADSSNSAWTFADGVLDKIVATSQSRGYFSGNDYILEKVNIINGNGYYNMFKADGTYLFSINCKTGYFVGNASGNSDALDY, encoded by the coding sequence GTGTCAGACAAGAAAGAATTGCCGTCTTCTGAAGAACAAGAAGGACTTAATTTAGAAGATGTAAAAAATATGACCATTGGGGAGGCTGTTCGGAAGGATTCTGAATTAAAAGCTGGGGTGACTGAGTCTGATGGTGTTTTGGATAAATACATTAAACAGCACCGAGACGAAGTGACATCGCAAAAGTTTGAGGCTAAATTATCTGACTTTGACGATTTAGATACCAAAGCTTTGGACAATTTCATTAAAAAGCAGCGCGAGGAATTGGTTAACAACGGGATTGTTGGTGAGTCTGCTTTGAAAGAAAACGAAGCTATGCCTAAAGCTGTTGATTTTGAAGCAGAAAAGGTTGAGGATACTCAAGAGACTTCGCAAGAAGTACCAGTATCAGAAGATGTAGCATCTGAAAACGACTCAACGATTCAGCAAGAAAATGTTAGTATTGAAATACCAAATGCTGATTCAGCAGTTTCAGAGCCAACTCCAGAAGCTGCGTCAGCTGTGGTTGCTGATGACAAAAACAGCGAAGCTATTGCTCTTGAAACGGCAGATGAGCAGCCAACTTATAAAAATAAACGTGTGATTATTGGTGGCTTGGCAGCTCTTGTTGTCGCTATTTTTGGTGTGGCTTACGGTTTAAATTATACCAGAGAATCAAGCACGAGTGTTGCTAGCTCATCAACATCTACAACTAAGAAATCAACATCATCTAGTTCGTCTGCAGCAGCTAAAAAGGCAAAAACAGCATTTGACGATGCCTATGCAGCTTTCTTTACAGATGATACTAAAACAAAATTGAAAAATAGTGAATTTGATAATATTTCATCATTAAAAGAAAAACTAGATGACTTAAAAGACACAGATTACTATGACGATGCTAAGAAAGAATACGATACTTTGGCAGCTCAAATTACAGCTATCCAGACAATCAATGCTTTATTTGAATCAAATGTTATTGTAAATGGTGAAAAAGCTTCAGCAACTGTGAAATCTGATGCTAACTTTGATAATTTATCAAGTGACCTTTTGAATACAGGCAATGCTAATCTAGATACATTGTTGCAATCAGCGATTACCGATGGTAAGAATCAGTTAGCTGCTTTGGCGTCATCAAGTAGTCAAGAAGCAAGCGCAAGCACATCAAGCCAGACAGAAAGTGCATCATCATCTGATACGTCAACAACACAAACTGTCTCTGGAGCTAGTGGATATGGTATCACATCTTATGATGCTTCTACACTTCAACGTAGCTTGAGCCGTGTTCCTTATAGTGATTCAGCGATTGCGGATTCAAGCAATTCTGCTTGGACATTTGCGGATGGTGTACTTGATAAAATTGTGGCAACATCTCAATCACGTGGTTACTTCTCAGGAAATGATTACATTCTTGAAAAAGTTAATATCATTAATGGAAATGGTTACTACAATATGTTCAAGGCTGACGGAACATACCTTTTCTCAATTAACTGTAAAACAGGTTACTTTGTTGGGAATGCTTCTGGTAATTCGGATGCACTTGATTATTAA
- a CDS encoding (S)-acetoin forming diacetyl reductase, translated as MVKVAIVTGAGQGIGFAIAKRLHEDGFKVGILDYNQETAEKAVQEISPANAFAVVADVSKRDEVAKAFAKVVEHFGDLSVVVNNAGVAPTTPLDTITEEVFERTFAINVGGTIWGAQAALAEFKKLGHGGKIINATSQAGVVGNPNLTVYGGSKFAVRGITQTLARDLAKDGITVNAYAPGIVKTPMMFDIAHEVGKNAGKDDEWGMQTFAKDITLKRLSEPEDVAKAVSFLAGPDSDYITGQTIIVDGGMQFH; from the coding sequence ATGGTAAAAGTCGCTATTGTTACAGGTGCAGGTCAAGGAATTGGCTTTGCTATTGCAAAACGTCTGCATGAAGATGGTTTTAAGGTGGGAATCCTTGATTACAATCAAGAAACAGCTGAAAAGGCTGTTCAGGAAATTTCTCCAGCAAATGCCTTTGCTGTGGTTGCAGATGTGTCAAAACGTGACGAAGTAGCAAAAGCTTTCGCAAAAGTTGTTGAACACTTTGGAGATTTATCAGTTGTGGTTAATAACGCTGGCGTAGCTCCAACGACGCCTTTGGATACGATTACCGAAGAAGTGTTTGAACGCACTTTTGCCATTAATGTCGGAGGTACGATTTGGGGAGCCCAAGCAGCTTTGGCAGAGTTCAAAAAATTAGGACACGGTGGTAAGATTATCAATGCAACTTCACAAGCAGGTGTTGTTGGTAATCCTAACTTGACTGTTTACGGTGGTAGTAAATTTGCGGTACGTGGTATCACACAAACCTTAGCACGTGATTTAGCTAAAGATGGTATTACGGTAAATGCTTACGCACCTGGAATTGTTAAAACACCAATGATGTTTGACATTGCGCATGAAGTCGGTAAAAATGCTGGTAAAGATGATGAATGGGGAATGCAAACTTTTGCAAAGGACATCACTTTAAAACGTTTGTCAGAACCAGAAGACGTTGCAAAAGCTGTTAGCTTTTTAGCAGGACCTGATTCTGATTACATTACAGGTCAAACAATCATTGTTGATGGCGGTATGCAGTTCCATTAA
- a CDS encoding S-ribosylhomocysteine lyase, whose protein sequence is MSKKEVTVESFELDHTIVKAPYVRLISEEAGPLGDVISNFDIRLVQPNENAIPTAGLHTIEHLLAKLIRERIDGMIDCSPFGCRTGFHLIMWGKHNTTEIAKVIKSSLEEIANVTSWEDVPGTTIESCGNYKDHSLFTAKEWAKLILKDGISDDPFERHVI, encoded by the coding sequence ATGTCTAAAAAAGAAGTTACTGTGGAAAGTTTTGAACTTGACCACACTATCGTTAAAGCCCCTTACGTCCGCCTTATTTCAGAAGAAGCTGGACCTCTAGGCGATGTTATTTCAAACTTTGATATTCGTCTTGTGCAACCTAATGAAAATGCTATTCCAACAGCTGGTTTACATACTATCGAACACTTGCTTGCTAAACTTATTCGTGAACGAATTGACGGAATGATTGACTGCTCTCCGTTTGGTTGCCGTACTGGTTTTCATTTGATTATGTGGGGGAAACACAATACAACTGAAATCGCCAAAGTCATCAAATCAAGTTTAGAAGAAATTGCCAACGTAACATCATGGGAAGATGTTCCAGGAACAACCATTGAATCTTGCGGCAACTATAAAGACCATAGCCTTTTTACCGCTAAAGAATGGGCAAAATTAATCTTAAAAGACGGTATTTCAGACGACCCATTTGAACGTCATGTCATCTAA
- a CDS encoding ribonuclease Y, which translates to MPNIIILIVFALIGLIVGYVLISVRLKSAKEAAELTLLNAEQDAVNLRGQAELEAEHIRKTAERESKSHRKELLIEAKEEARKYREEIEKEFKSERQELKQMETRLTERASSLDRKDENLTSKEKVLDSKEQSLTDKSRHINEREKQIGELEEQKKAELERVALMTIAEAREIILTETETNLTHEIATRIKDAEREVRDKSSKLAKNILAQAMQRMAGEYVTEQTITTVHLPDDSMKGRIIGREGRNIRTLESLTGIDVIIDDTPEVVVLSGFDPIRREIARMTLEALIQDGRIHPARIEELVEKNRLEMDNRIREYGEAAAFEIGALNLHPDLIKIMGRLQFRTSYGQNVLRHSVEVGKMAGILAGELGENVTLARRAGFLHDMGKAVDREVEGSHVEIGTELARKYKENPIVVNAIASHHGDVEPESVIAVIVAAADALSSARPGARNESMENYIKRLRDLEEIATSFDGVQNSYALQAGREIRIMVQPTKVSDDEVTILAHKVREKIEGNLDYPGNIKVTVIRELRAVDYAK; encoded by the coding sequence ATGCCAAATATTATTATCTTGATTGTTTTTGCCCTCATTGGTTTGATAGTTGGTTATGTGCTGATTTCAGTTAGACTTAAGTCTGCGAAAGAAGCGGCAGAACTCACTCTTTTAAATGCAGAACAAGACGCTGTTAATCTACGTGGTCAAGCGGAGTTAGAAGCTGAGCACATCAGAAAAACAGCTGAACGAGAAAGTAAATCACATCGTAAAGAATTACTAATCGAGGCAAAAGAAGAGGCTAGAAAATATCGTGAAGAGATTGAAAAAGAATTTAAATCTGAAAGGCAAGAGTTAAAACAAATGGAAACTCGTTTAACAGAACGAGCTTCTTCTCTTGACCGCAAGGATGAAAACCTAACCAGCAAGGAAAAAGTGTTGGATAGTAAAGAACAAAGTCTAACCGATAAATCTAGACACATTAATGAGCGTGAAAAACAAATCGGAGAACTAGAAGAACAGAAAAAAGCAGAACTTGAACGCGTAGCGCTCATGACGATTGCTGAAGCGCGTGAAATTATTTTAACGGAAACGGAAACTAATTTGACGCACGAAATTGCTACTCGTATCAAAGATGCTGAACGTGAAGTCCGAGATAAATCTAGCAAACTTGCTAAAAATATTCTCGCGCAAGCTATGCAACGTATGGCAGGTGAATATGTTACTGAACAAACTATTACAACAGTTCACTTGCCAGACGATAGCATGAAAGGTCGTATCATTGGACGTGAAGGACGTAATATCCGCACACTTGAAAGTTTGACAGGAATTGACGTTATCATTGATGATACCCCTGAAGTTGTTGTTCTTTCAGGATTTGATCCGATTCGTCGTGAAATCGCTCGAATGACTTTGGAAGCTTTGATTCAGGACGGACGTATTCACCCAGCTCGGATCGAGGAATTGGTTGAAAAAAATCGTTTGGAAATGGATAACCGTATTCGTGAATATGGTGAGGCTGCTGCATTTGAAATTGGAGCCCTTAACTTGCACCCTGATTTGATTAAAATTATGGGACGCCTGCAATTTAGAACATCATACGGTCAAAACGTCTTACGTCATTCTGTCGAAGTTGGTAAGATGGCAGGTATTCTCGCAGGGGAACTTGGTGAAAATGTGACGCTTGCTCGTCGTGCAGGTTTCTTGCATGATATGGGGAAAGCCGTTGACCGTGAGGTTGAGGGAAGCCATGTTGAAATCGGAACGGAACTTGCTCGTAAATACAAGGAAAATCCGATTGTCGTTAATGCCATTGCTAGTCACCACGGTGATGTAGAACCAGAAAGTGTTATCGCTGTGATTGTTGCAGCTGCAGATGCGCTTAGCTCAGCTCGTCCAGGTGCTCGTAACGAATCAATGGAAAATTACATCAAACGCCTTCGTGATTTGGAAGAAATTGCCACAAGCTTTGATGGTGTTCAAAATAGCTATGCTTTGCAAGCAGGACGTGAAATCCGCATCATGGTGCAACCAACTAAAGTTTCTGATGATGAGGTAACAATCTTAGCTCACAAAGTTCGTGAAAAAATTGAAGGTAATCTTGATTACCCAGGTAACATTAAAGTTACCGTTATCCGTGAACTTCGTGCAGTTGACTATGCAAAATAA
- the gmk gene encoding guanylate kinase: MTERGLLIVFSGPSGVGKGTVRQEIFSTPDHKFEYSVSMTTRQKRPGEVDGVDYFFRTREEFEELIKNGQMLEYAEYVGNYYGTPLTYVNETLDKGIDVFLEIEVQGALQVKKKVPDGVFIFLTPPDLDELKDRLVGRGTDSEEVIRQRIERAKEEIALMREYDYAVVNDEVPLAAERVKRIIEAEHFRVDRVIGRYNDMIKDID; encoded by the coding sequence ATGACCGAACGTGGTTTGTTAATTGTTTTCTCAGGACCTTCTGGGGTTGGTAAGGGAACAGTTCGCCAAGAAATTTTTTCAACACCAGATCATAAATTTGAATATTCCGTTTCTATGACAACACGCCAAAAACGGCCAGGAGAAGTCGATGGCGTTGATTATTTCTTCCGAACTCGTGAAGAATTTGAGGAGCTTATTAAAAATGGTCAAATGTTGGAATATGCTGAATACGTAGGTAACTACTATGGCACACCACTGACTTATGTTAATGAAACTCTTGATAAGGGGATTGATGTGTTCCTTGAAATCGAAGTGCAAGGAGCGCTTCAAGTTAAGAAGAAAGTTCCAGATGGGGTGTTTATTTTCTTAACGCCACCTGATTTGGACGAATTAAAAGATCGTTTGGTAGGACGTGGTACAGATAGCGAGGAAGTTATCCGCCAACGTATCGAACGTGCTAAAGAAGAAATCGCTTTGATGCGTGAGTATGATTATGCTGTTGTTAACGATGAAGTGCCTTTGGCAGCTGAACGCGTTAAACGCATTATCGAAGCAGAACATTTCCGTGTTGATCGTGTTATCGGACGATATAACGACATGATTAAAGATATTGATTAA
- the rpoZ gene encoding DNA-directed RNA polymerase subunit omega, which produces MMLKPSIDTLLDKVPSKYSLCILQAKRAHELEAGAKPTQEFKSVKATLQALEEIESGNVVIHPDPEAKRAAVLARIEAERLAKEEEERKIKEQIAKEKEEGEKI; this is translated from the coding sequence ATGATGTTAAAACCTTCTATCGACACTTTGCTTGATAAAGTGCCTTCAAAATATTCACTTTGTATTCTTCAAGCCAAACGTGCTCACGAACTTGAAGCAGGTGCTAAACCAACTCAAGAATTCAAATCTGTAAAAGCAACTTTGCAAGCACTTGAAGAAATTGAATCTGGTAATGTTGTGATTCACCCAGACCCAGAAGCTAAACGCGCAGCTGTTCTTGCTCGTATCGAAGCAGAACGTCTAGCTAAAGAAGAAGAAGAACGTAAAATCAAAGAACAAATCGCTAAAGAAAAAGAAGAAGGAGAAAAAATCTAA
- a CDS encoding primosomal protein N' — MVKIAQVIVDVPLMQTDKPFSYIIPKDVEDQVTIGSRVHVPFGRGNRLLQGFVIGFSDTFDNTVTDLKAISEVLDFEPVLNAEQLELAEQMRHTVFSYKISILKSMIPNLLNSQYDKRLTPTESLSSEEHLALFGEKESRLHSSLTEEEAKKVARLVQAGKITVDYLAKDKKNIKTEKYYHVQAEKIAAADISNRAKKRLELRDYLLEHPEEGKLSDLHHLFSRDVVKFFVDNQLITVLKREKKRSDAYFDVATTDFLDLNAEQAAVVEQVTSQIGQESKPFLLEGVTGSGKTEVYLHIIDKVLKLGKTAIVLVPEISLTPQMTNRFISRFGKQVAIMHSALSDGEKFDEWRKIKSGQARVVVGARSAIFVPIENIGAIIIDEEHEATYKQESNPRYHARDVALLRAKYHKAVLLMGSATPSIESRARASRGVYQFLQLIHRANPMAKIPKVEIVDFRDYVGQQEVSNFTPYLLEKIADRLEKNEQVVLMLNRRGYSSFIMCRDCGYVDECPNCDISLTLHMDTKTMNCHYCGFEKSIPHTCPNCHSRSIRYYGTGTQKAYDELVEVFPQARILRMDVDTTRQKGAHQRILDKFGNHEADILLGTQMIAKGLDFPNVTLVGVLNADTSLNLPDFRSSERTFQLLTQVAGRAGRAEKEGEVLIQTYNPQHYAIQLAQKQDYEAFYAYEMGIRRQLAYPPYYFTVGLTLSHKDEQSVVRKSFELLQLLRQQLSDKIKILGPTPKPIARTHNLYHYQIIVKYRFEDNLENVLNQILDLTQLPENKDLRLVIDYEPQNFM; from the coding sequence ATGGTAAAAATTGCTCAGGTCATCGTTGATGTCCCGCTTATGCAAACAGATAAACCTTTCTCTTACATCATTCCGAAAGATGTTGAAGACCAAGTGACCATCGGCTCACGAGTTCATGTGCCTTTTGGACGTGGTAATCGGCTTTTGCAAGGCTTTGTTATCGGTTTTTCTGATACTTTTGATAATACTGTGACTGACTTAAAAGCTATTAGCGAAGTTTTGGATTTTGAGCCTGTGTTGAATGCAGAACAGCTAGAATTGGCAGAGCAGATGCGTCATACGGTGTTTTCTTATAAAATTTCCATTCTGAAATCGATGATTCCTAACCTGCTGAATTCGCAGTATGATAAACGTTTAACGCCCACAGAAAGCTTATCTAGCGAAGAACATTTGGCATTGTTTGGCGAGAAAGAGAGCCGACTTCATTCGTCATTGACCGAGGAAGAAGCGAAAAAAGTCGCTCGCTTGGTTCAAGCAGGAAAAATTACCGTTGATTATTTAGCTAAAGATAAGAAAAATATCAAGACGGAAAAATATTATCACGTTCAAGCTGAAAAAATAGCTGCCGCAGACATCTCCAATCGTGCCAAAAAACGATTGGAATTACGTGATTATTTGTTAGAGCATCCTGAAGAAGGAAAATTATCAGATTTGCATCACCTTTTTTCACGTGATGTTGTCAAATTTTTTGTGGATAACCAGTTGATAACTGTTCTTAAAAGAGAGAAAAAACGTTCAGACGCTTATTTTGATGTAGCAACAACGGATTTTCTTGATTTAAATGCTGAACAAGCGGCTGTCGTTGAACAAGTAACTAGCCAAATTGGTCAGGAAAGTAAGCCGTTTTTACTGGAAGGTGTGACAGGCTCAGGAAAAACTGAAGTTTATCTGCATATCATTGACAAGGTTTTGAAACTCGGTAAAACAGCCATTGTCTTGGTGCCTGAAATTTCTTTGACACCACAAATGACCAATCGTTTTATTTCACGTTTCGGCAAGCAAGTAGCTATCATGCACTCTGCTTTGTCAGACGGTGAAAAGTTTGACGAATGGCGAAAAATCAAGTCTGGACAAGCGCGTGTCGTTGTTGGGGCACGCTCTGCCATTTTTGTTCCTATTGAAAATATTGGTGCCATTATCATTGACGAGGAACATGAGGCGACTTACAAGCAAGAATCCAATCCGCGCTACCATGCGCGTGATGTGGCTTTGCTTCGTGCTAAATACCATAAAGCCGTATTATTAATGGGTTCGGCAACACCAAGCATTGAAAGCCGTGCTCGTGCTAGTCGTGGTGTTTACCAATTCCTACAATTGATACATCGTGCTAATCCTATGGCAAAGATTCCCAAAGTTGAAATTGTCGATTTTCGCGATTATGTTGGACAGCAAGAAGTTAGCAACTTTACTCCGTACCTCTTAGAAAAAATTGCTGACCGTCTAGAAAAAAATGAGCAAGTCGTGCTCATGCTCAATCGTCGTGGTTACTCTAGTTTTATCATGTGCCGTGATTGTGGCTATGTTGATGAATGTCCAAATTGCGACATTTCCTTGACGCTGCATATGGATACCAAAACCATGAATTGTCATTATTGTGGTTTTGAAAAATCCATTCCACACACTTGTCCGAATTGCCATAGCCGTAGTATTCGGTATTATGGAACAGGGACACAGAAGGCTTATGATGAACTCGTGGAAGTTTTTCCACAAGCTCGTATTTTACGAATGGACGTTGATACCACACGTCAAAAAGGGGCTCATCAACGCATTTTGGATAAATTTGGCAACCATGAAGCCGATATTTTACTTGGCACACAAATGATTGCTAAGGGACTTGATTTTCCAAATGTTACTTTGGTAGGAGTTTTAAATGCGGATACGTCTTTAAATTTACCTGATTTTCGTTCTTCTGAACGCACATTCCAATTGTTGACACAAGTTGCAGGGCGTGCAGGACGTGCAGAAAAAGAAGGTGAGGTTCTTATCCAGACCTACAATCCGCAGCACTATGCCATTCAACTAGCGCAAAAGCAAGACTACGAGGCATTTTACGCTTATGAAATGGGAATCCGTAGGCAATTAGCTTATCCGCCTTATTATTTCACGGTCGGATTGACCTTATCACATAAAGATGAGCAGTCCGTTGTCCGTAAATCATTTGAACTCTTGCAATTATTGCGCCAGCAATTATCAGATAAAATCAAAATTCTCGGTCCGACACCAAAACCGATTGCCAGAACGCATAATCTTTATCATTATCAAATTATCGTTAAATATCGCTTTGAGGACAATTTAGAGAATGTCCTGAACCAGATTTTAGATTTGACACAATTACCAGAAAATAAAGATTTACGCTTAGTCATTGACTATGAGCCACAAAATTTCATGTAG
- the fmt gene encoding methionyl-tRNA formyltransferase: MTKLIFMGTPDFSAAVLKGLLDDSNYDVLAVVTQPDRAVGRKKEIKMTPVKEVALAHNLPVYQPEKMSGSEEMAELMTLGADGIVTAAFGQFLPTKLLDSVDFAVNVHASLLPKYRGGAPIHYAIINGEEEAGVTIMEMVKKMDAGDMIAKASTPITDDDNVGTMFEKLAVIGRDLLLRTLPDYIAGNIKPEPQDESKATFSPNITPEEERIDWNKSARDVFNHIRGLYPWPVAHTLLDGKRFKIYEATLAEGHGKPGEIIEKGKKSLVVATGDGAISLKTVQPAGKPRMSVVDFLNGVGRKLEVGDLIGE; the protein is encoded by the coding sequence ATGACAAAATTAATTTTTATGGGAACACCTGATTTTTCAGCGGCTGTTCTAAAAGGTTTGCTAGATGATAGCAACTACGATGTCCTAGCGGTGGTAACGCAACCTGACCGTGCTGTTGGACGCAAAAAAGAAATCAAAATGACACCTGTTAAGGAAGTTGCTTTGGCGCACAATTTGCCAGTTTATCAACCTGAAAAAATGTCTGGTTCAGAAGAAATGGCAGAGCTGATGACTTTGGGTGCTGATGGCATTGTGACAGCTGCGTTTGGTCAATTTTTACCAACCAAATTGCTTGATTCTGTTGATTTTGCGGTCAATGTTCATGCTTCGCTTCTTCCCAAATACCGTGGCGGTGCACCAATTCACTATGCAATCATTAACGGAGAAGAAGAAGCTGGCGTGACAATCATGGAAATGGTTAAGAAAATGGACGCTGGTGATATGATTGCCAAGGCTTCAACACCGATTACTGACGATGATAATGTTGGAACAATGTTTGAAAAATTGGCTGTTATTGGACGTGATTTGTTGTTAAGAACATTACCAGATTACATTGCAGGCAATATCAAACCAGAACCACAAGACGAAAGTAAAGCCACTTTCTCACCAAATATTACACCAGAAGAAGAACGCATTGACTGGAATAAATCAGCACGTGATGTCTTTAATCACATTCGTGGCTTGTACCCATGGCCAGTAGCTCATACCCTTCTTGACGGCAAACGTTTCAAGATTTATGAAGCGACTTTAGCTGAAGGTCACGGAAAACCAGGTGAAATTATCGAAAAAGGTAAGAAATCACTTGTCGTAGCAACAGGTGACGGGGCGATTTCGCTTAAAACAGTACAACCAGCTGGGAAGCCACGCATGAGCGTTGTTGATTTCCTTAATGGTGTAGGACGTAAGCTCGAAGTAGGTGACCTTATTGGCGAATGA